In the Solibacillus sp. FSL K6-1523 genome, one interval contains:
- the dmpG gene encoding 4-hydroxy-2-oxovalerate aldolase, whose protein sequence is MKPIYITEVALRDGSHVVGHQFTFEQVRKVTQGLSKARVPYIEVTHGDGLGGSSLQYGFSKEYDIELVKEAAEVAGDSVVTVLLIPGIGTIEDLKLAYEAGARAVRVATHVTEADVSKQHIETAKNLGMEVFGFLMMAHSAPPATVLQQALLMESYGADGVYVTDSAGAMLPSDVRDRIRLLSENLQVEVGFHAHNNLSLAVANTLVAIEEGATRIDGSICCLGAGAGNTQTEVLVAVLQRMDIETGIDLYEMLDLADYVRNEILPQPQDITSGSLVMGYAGVYSSFLRHANLAAEKVGIDARDILVELGKLNVVGGQEDTIIEVAQNLARDKVGGKQ, encoded by the coding sequence ATGAAACCCATTTACATTACAGAAGTAGCATTGCGTGATGGAAGCCATGTTGTTGGACATCAGTTTACTTTTGAGCAAGTACGTAAAGTAACGCAAGGGCTGAGCAAGGCAAGGGTGCCTTACATCGAAGTAACGCATGGTGATGGTTTAGGCGGGTCGTCTTTACAGTACGGATTTTCTAAAGAATATGATATTGAATTAGTGAAAGAGGCAGCCGAAGTAGCGGGAGACTCGGTCGTTACCGTGCTATTAATTCCGGGCATTGGGACAATTGAAGATTTAAAACTGGCGTATGAAGCAGGTGCGCGCGCGGTTCGTGTAGCGACACATGTGACCGAGGCTGATGTCTCAAAGCAACATATTGAAACAGCGAAAAATTTAGGAATGGAAGTGTTTGGCTTTCTTATGATGGCCCATTCAGCACCTCCTGCAACAGTTTTACAACAAGCATTATTAATGGAGTCTTACGGTGCAGATGGTGTGTACGTAACAGATTCTGCTGGTGCGATGCTGCCATCCGATGTACGGGATCGTATCCGATTACTAAGCGAAAATTTACAAGTCGAAGTGGGCTTCCATGCTCATAATAACTTGAGTTTAGCTGTTGCGAATACGCTCGTTGCCATTGAGGAAGGTGCGACGCGAATTGATGGCAGCATTTGCTGTTTAGGCGCAGGAGCGGGTAATACGCAAACGGAAGTATTAGTGGCGGTGTTACAACGTATGGACATTGAAACGGGCATTGATTTATATGAAATGCTCGATTTAGCCGATTATGTGCGCAACGAAATATTACCGCAACCACAAGATATTACATCGGGGAGCTTAGTGATGGGCTATGCAGGTGTATATTCGAGCTTTTTACGTCATGCCAATCTCGCAGCAGAAAAGGTAGGGATTGATGCGCGTGATATTTTAGTAGAGCTAGGAAAATTAAATGTTGTTGGCGGTCAGGAAGATACAATCATCGAAGTAGCACAAAATTTAGCGAGGGATAAGGTTGGTGGCAAGCAATGA
- a CDS encoding 2-keto-4-pentenoate hydratase, whose translation MTLFNYASQVATAQKTKQAIEKITVSKPDLTVEQAYEIQKISIEQTLTSANRFIGWKMGLTSVAKQQQVGVDSPIYGRLTSSMNLTKNELTAAEYIHPRVEAEVAFVFKKALFGANLTPLDVWDAVESVYLALEVIDSRYQNFSFTLPDVIADNASSTKILLSAQAFSPYALDWSAVEVTLKQNGEDKLFGQGAAVLGHPIYSVIELLTMLEREGRGITPGQLVLTGGITDAIAVEAGDVIEADYGALGKLTLNVK comes from the coding sequence ATGACTTTATTTAACTATGCTTCACAAGTTGCGACAGCACAAAAAACGAAGCAGGCAATCGAAAAAATTACCGTTTCAAAGCCTGATTTAACGGTCGAGCAAGCATACGAAATTCAAAAAATTAGTATTGAACAAACGTTAACATCAGCTAACCGTTTTATTGGCTGGAAAATGGGGTTAACGAGTGTCGCAAAGCAGCAACAAGTAGGGGTAGATTCACCCATTTATGGTCGTTTAACATCTTCTATGAATTTAACAAAAAATGAACTAACGGCTGCTGAATATATCCATCCACGTGTAGAGGCAGAAGTCGCTTTTGTGTTCAAAAAAGCATTGTTTGGCGCGAACCTAACACCACTGGATGTATGGGATGCAGTAGAAAGTGTGTATTTAGCACTGGAAGTAATTGATAGCCGTTATCAAAACTTCTCCTTTACATTGCCAGATGTCATTGCAGATAATGCTTCATCGACAAAAATTTTATTAAGTGCACAAGCATTTTCACCGTATGCACTGGATTGGTCTGCGGTTGAAGTCACGTTAAAGCAAAATGGTGAAGATAAGTTATTTGGACAAGGTGCAGCCGTACTTGGGCATCCAATTTATTCTGTCATTGAATTATTGACGATGTTAGAGCGAGAAGGACGTGGCATCACACCAGGTCAACTCGTATTAACCGGTGGAATTACAGATGCAATCGCAGTGGAAGCGGGCGACGTCATTGAAGCGGATTACGGCGCGTTAGGTAAACTGACGCTGAATGTGAAATAG
- a CDS encoding TRAP transporter large permease produces the protein MTFLTIAIFFLLLIMGIPIAMVLGIITIIYFLLNGQVMLLDSTPLRMYSSLENFGLLAIPLFMLMGEIMNEGGITTRLVQFARVLIGHFKGGLAYVTVVANMFLASILGSANAQAAMMSKVMVPQMEKEGYKREFAASITLASSIIAPIIPPSMIFIIYGTLSSTSIGALFMAGIVPGIIYGLVFIGVISFMGYKQNFPKSERAPLKVILKSTFQVLPALLIPITVVVGILKGIFTATESAAVACLIAIVVGLFFYRELDLKKIPKMLISTVTNTATVTYLIIMANIFGWMIAFERIPQLLVDSMLSITESPWVFLLLVNLSLLVVGMLLDGIAALIILVPVLMPLVLALNIDPVHFGVIICINLTLGLLTPPVGTGLFIVSSMADVKFETLVKSVFPFIIISFIVLLFLTYIPDLVLFVPKMLGM, from the coding sequence ATGACATTTTTAACGATCGCCATTTTCTTTCTGCTATTAATTATGGGGATTCCAATCGCAATGGTTTTAGGTATTATTACGATTATTTATTTCTTATTAAATGGACAAGTGATGTTGCTCGATTCGACACCACTTCGTATGTATTCAAGTCTTGAAAACTTTGGTTTACTCGCGATTCCATTATTCATGTTAATGGGCGAAATTATGAATGAAGGTGGCATTACGACGCGCCTCGTCCAATTTGCCCGCGTACTCATTGGTCACTTTAAAGGTGGGCTTGCCTATGTGACAGTCGTGGCGAATATGTTTTTGGCGTCTATTTTAGGCTCTGCCAATGCACAAGCTGCGATGATGAGTAAAGTAATGGTGCCGCAAATGGAAAAAGAGGGCTATAAACGTGAATTCGCAGCATCTATTACATTAGCCTCTTCCATTATTGCCCCGATTATTCCACCTAGTATGATTTTTATTATTTATGGCACGCTGTCGAGTACGTCTATTGGGGCGTTGTTTATGGCTGGAATCGTACCTGGTATCATTTATGGACTTGTATTTATTGGGGTTATTTCTTTTATGGGTTATAAGCAAAACTTTCCGAAAAGTGAGCGTGCGCCATTAAAAGTCATATTAAAAAGTACATTTCAAGTACTACCAGCATTATTAATACCTATAACAGTTGTTGTCGGGATTTTAAAGGGCATCTTTACAGCGACAGAATCCGCAGCTGTTGCTTGTTTAATTGCGATTGTTGTGGGGCTATTTTTTTATCGTGAATTAGATTTGAAGAAAATACCGAAAATGTTAATTAGTACGGTAACAAACACTGCCACAGTTACGTATTTAATTATTATGGCAAATATTTTTGGGTGGATGATTGCATTTGAACGCATTCCGCAATTATTGGTAGATAGCATGTTAAGTATTACAGAAAGTCCATGGGTATTTTTATTGCTTGTAAACCTATCATTACTTGTCGTCGGCATGCTACTCGACGGCATCGCAGCACTCATTATTTTAGTACCTGTATTAATGCCGCTTGTACTCGCATTGAATATTGATCCAGTGCATTTCGGGGTCATTATTTGTATCAATTTAACACTCGGATTATTAACACCACCAGTTGGGACGGGGTTATTTATCGTGTCTTCGATGGCAGATGTGAAGTTTGAGACACTCGTGAAAAGTGTATTCCCATTCATCATTATTTCATTTATTGTTTTATTATTCCTTACATATATACCGGACTTAGTGCTCTTTGTTCCGAAAATGTTAGGGATGTAG
- a CDS encoding 2-keto-4-pentenoate hydratase, whose protein sequence is MVVNLIEWSHKLLLAEQNQNGIQPLTQSLENLTVKDAYLIQLETINEKVAQGHRVTGKKIGLTSKAMQNLLNVDEPDYGHLLSNMEITDGTTLRSEYLKPRVEAEVAFFLKAPLKGPNVTVAQVIEATDYIVGSLEIVDSRIENWKIKLLDTIADNASSAKYVLGDIKRDVAQVDLPAIEMDFYKNGEKVNAGKGADVLGNPAACVAWLVNRLADFNIGMEAGEVVLSGALSAALDAEVGDVFVADFGELLGKVQVEFN, encoded by the coding sequence ATGGTTGTTAATTTAATCGAATGGTCACATAAATTATTATTGGCTGAACAAAATCAAAATGGCATTCAGCCGCTTACCCAATCACTCGAAAATTTAACAGTGAAAGATGCGTATTTAATTCAACTTGAAACGATTAATGAAAAAGTAGCACAAGGGCATCGCGTTACGGGCAAAAAAATCGGACTTACTTCTAAAGCAATGCAAAATTTATTGAATGTGGATGAGCCGGATTATGGGCATTTACTTTCCAATATGGAAATAACAGATGGTACGACTTTACGAAGTGAGTATTTAAAACCGCGCGTAGAGGCAGAAGTAGCGTTCTTTTTAAAAGCGCCTTTAAAAGGACCAAATGTAACAGTTGCACAAGTGATTGAAGCAACAGATTACATAGTTGGTAGTCTTGAAATTGTCGATAGTCGTATTGAAAATTGGAAAATCAAGCTGTTAGATACGATTGCAGACAATGCATCTTCGGCGAAATATGTATTAGGAGATATTAAACGTGACGTTGCACAAGTCGATTTACCAGCGATTGAAATGGACTTTTATAAAAATGGTGAGAAGGTAAATGCCGGTAAAGGCGCAGATGTATTAGGAAATCCCGCTGCCTGTGTTGCTTGGCTAGTGAATCGCCTTGCTGACTTTAATATCGGGATGGAAGCTGGGGAAGTCGTGTTATCCGGCGCTTTATCTGCGGCTCTTGATGCAGAGGTTGGCGATGTTTTTGTCGCTGATTTCGGCGAATTATTAGGTAAAGTCCAAGTTGAATTTAACTAG
- a CDS encoding acetaldehyde dehydrogenase (acetylating): MEKIKVGIIGSGNIGTDLMIKIQRSPYLEMSVLIGIDPQSEGLKMAQEAGIETISTGIEGFLENPERAKILFDATSAKAHQHHVNAVKGLDIRIVDLTPAAIGPFVAPTVNLTEHLEKEVVNMITCGGQATIPIVHAINSVQPVDYAEIIATIASKSAGPGTRANIDEFTQTTARAIEQVGGAKIGKAIIILNPAEPPLLMRDTVMCLLKEDGDAEAISAAVRNMVSRVNDFVPGYRLKIDPLIEGKKVTVFLEVEGLGDYLPIYAGNLDIMTAAALKVAEEIAKSMLEGAEVQ; this comes from the coding sequence ATGGAGAAAATTAAAGTAGGCATTATCGGTTCAGGGAATATTGGAACAGATTTAATGATAAAAATCCAGCGATCACCGTATTTAGAAATGTCGGTTTTAATTGGCATTGACCCGCAATCAGAAGGGTTGAAAATGGCGCAAGAAGCGGGTATTGAAACGATTTCAACTGGGATTGAAGGTTTTCTTGAAAATCCAGAACGCGCAAAAATATTGTTTGATGCGACATCAGCAAAGGCGCATCAACATCATGTAAATGCTGTGAAAGGATTGGATATCCGGATTGTGGATTTAACACCAGCGGCAATTGGTCCATTTGTAGCACCGACGGTTAATTTAACGGAACATCTCGAAAAAGAAGTTGTCAATATGATCACATGTGGTGGGCAAGCAACGATTCCAATTGTTCATGCGATTAATTCGGTTCAACCAGTCGATTATGCAGAAATCATTGCTACAATTGCCTCGAAAAGTGCAGGACCAGGTACGCGTGCCAATATTGATGAGTTTACACAAACGACAGCACGTGCGATTGAGCAAGTCGGTGGTGCGAAAATTGGGAAGGCCATTATTATTTTGAATCCAGCCGAGCCACCACTACTCATGCGCGATACGGTCATGTGTTTATTAAAAGAGGACGGGGATGCAGAAGCTATTTCAGCTGCTGTACGAAATATGGTAAGTAGAGTAAATGACTTCGTACCAGGCTATCGCTTGAAAATTGACCCGCTCATTGAAGGAAAAAAAGTAACGGTATTCCTTGAAGTAGAGGGACTAGGTGATTATTTGCCAATTTACGCGGGGAATTTAGATATTATGACGGCGGCTGCATTAAAAGTAGCAGAAGAAATTGCGAAGTCGATGTTAGAAGGGGCGGAAGTGCAATGA
- a CDS encoding 2-hydroxymuconate tautomerase — protein sequence MPIVQIQLLEGRTDEQKENIIAKVTESLVEAAEVSPEQVRVIITEILPKHWGVAGKSKK from the coding sequence ATGCCTATCGTACAAATCCAATTACTTGAAGGACGGACAGATGAACAAAAGGAAAACATCATTGCGAAAGTAACAGAATCTCTTGTCGAAGCCGCGGAAGTGTCACCTGAACAAGTTCGAGTCATCATTACTGAAATTTTACCAAAGCATTGGGGCGTTGCAGGTAAATCTAAAAAATAA
- a CDS encoding TRAP transporter small permease, with the protein MVQLLTKFSNLLTKLEEVIMTILMGALAILMIVAVCYRYFLKDPIPWAGEVSIFLLIWTSFIGGSWGLKYGTQASVTFLYDAISDNKKRWLRSAQDLTMIVFLGILIYYAVHWMMLPSMLIQKSSALQIPMWIPYSAVPIGLVFAFVHILTRFINNLVNGEPEVVEKVEGGVS; encoded by the coding sequence GTGGTACAATTATTGACTAAATTCAGTAATTTACTAACGAAGCTGGAAGAAGTAATTATGACGATTTTAATGGGTGCTTTAGCAATATTGATGATTGTCGCGGTTTGTTATCGTTACTTCCTAAAAGATCCGATCCCTTGGGCTGGCGAAGTTTCTATTTTCTTATTGATTTGGACATCTTTTATTGGGGGAAGCTGGGGCCTGAAATATGGCACCCAGGCTTCCGTTACTTTTCTCTATGATGCGATTTCAGACAATAAGAAAAGGTGGCTACGCAGTGCACAGGATTTAACGATGATTGTATTTTTAGGAATTTTAATTTATTACGCGGTTCATTGGATGATGCTCCCCTCTATGCTTATTCAAAAATCGAGTGCGCTCCAAATTCCGATGTGGATTCCATACAGCGCTGTACCAATAGGACTGGTCTTTGCTTTTGTTCACATTTTGACTCGCTTTATTAACAATCTAGTGAATGGTGAGCCTGAAGTAGTAGAAAAAGTAGAAGGAGGCGTGAGTTAA
- a CDS encoding aldehyde dehydrogenase, with translation MQPTKIETKSINCRNFINGQFVDVQDEMKFENINPATEEVVGWIAEATKEQVDEAVAAAKVALKGPWKDFTTKERSQILRRIGDLILKNVEELAALEATDTGKPYLLALEMDIKRSAHNFHFFADYLTSLGNESYNQDNIALHYSVTRPVGVVAMINPWNLPLLLLTWKLAPCLAAGSTAVMKPAELTPMTATRLVELCKEAGVPDGVVNLVHGFGGNSTGAFLSEHPDVDAITFTGETRTGTTIMKAAAPTLKKVSFELGGKNPNIIFADSDLDEVIETTLKSSFMNQGQVCLCGSRIYVERPIFDAFIEKFAARTNELKIGDPFEASTTIGSVVGKEHYEKVMGYIDIAREEGGQILTGGGRPANIDKGYFIEPTIIVGLTQNSRCVKEEIFGPVVAVLPFDTEEEVLGYANDTNYGLGATIWTNDLRRAHRVAGQIESGIVWVNTWYLRDLRTPFGGMKHSGIGREGGAHSFEFYCEVSNITIKL, from the coding sequence ATGCAACCAACGAAAATTGAAACGAAAAGTATCAATTGTCGCAATTTTATTAATGGTCAATTTGTCGATGTCCAAGATGAAATGAAGTTCGAAAATATTAATCCCGCGACAGAAGAAGTCGTCGGATGGATTGCCGAGGCAACGAAAGAGCAGGTAGACGAAGCGGTTGCTGCGGCAAAAGTGGCATTAAAAGGACCGTGGAAAGATTTCACAACAAAAGAACGTTCCCAAATTCTTCGCCGTATCGGGGATTTAATTTTGAAAAATGTTGAAGAACTCGCGGCATTAGAAGCTACGGATACTGGAAAGCCGTATTTATTAGCATTAGAAATGGATATAAAGCGCTCAGCTCATAATTTCCACTTCTTTGCGGATTATTTAACATCTTTAGGCAATGAATCTTACAACCAAGATAATATAGCGCTGCATTACTCGGTTACCCGTCCAGTAGGGGTTGTGGCCATGATCAATCCATGGAATTTACCGCTGTTATTGTTAACTTGGAAATTAGCGCCATGCTTAGCGGCGGGTAGTACAGCTGTTATGAAGCCAGCCGAGCTAACGCCGATGACAGCTACACGCTTAGTTGAACTTTGTAAAGAGGCGGGTGTGCCGGACGGTGTAGTCAATCTTGTGCACGGTTTTGGTGGCAATTCTACAGGTGCTTTTTTATCTGAGCATCCAGATGTAGACGCGATTACATTTACAGGTGAAACACGCACAGGTACGACAATTATGAAAGCCGCTGCACCGACACTAAAAAAAGTTTCGTTTGAGCTCGGTGGCAAAAATCCAAACATTATTTTCGCAGATTCGGATTTAGATGAAGTAATTGAAACGACTTTAAAATCAAGTTTTATGAACCAGGGGCAAGTGTGTTTATGTGGTTCGCGCATTTATGTAGAACGTCCCATTTTTGATGCCTTTATCGAAAAGTTTGCTGCACGAACAAATGAGTTAAAAATAGGAGACCCGTTTGAAGCGAGTACAACTATCGGTTCAGTTGTTGGGAAAGAGCATTATGAAAAAGTGATGGGCTATATCGATATTGCGCGCGAAGAAGGCGGTCAAATACTAACAGGGGGCGGACGTCCAGCTAATATCGACAAAGGCTATTTTATCGAACCTACGATTATTGTCGGTCTAACACAAAATTCGCGCTGTGTAAAAGAAGAAATTTTCGGTCCGGTCGTTGCGGTGTTGCCGTTTGATACAGAAGAGGAAGTACTCGGCTATGCAAATGACACGAATTACGGCTTAGGTGCGACAATTTGGACCAATGATTTGCGCCGTGCCCATCGTGTTGCCGGTCAAATTGAATCTGGCATTGTATGGGTGAATACATGGTATTTACGCGACTTACGAACGCCATTCGGTGGCATGAAGCATAGCGGTATTGGCCGTGAAGGTGGGGCACATAGCTTCGAATTTTATTGTGAAGTGTCTAATATTACGATCAAATTGTAG
- a CDS encoding MFS transporter: protein MEKLLQQGKIMVLLILVGQFFTAFVGRSLSTFMVFIGEDLALTKVQLGLFPTALFIGQFLATMPIGYVADRVNTRLLMILLMSVVAGSFLVFAWMDNFYLAFIFILIAGLAYGGMHPVTNKLLVYEFSPSKLTLPMGVKQMSITLASATISILLLPLAVVIGWRWAMTIAVLVLVIVCLVSSIYFIRLPWTEKPVQSTERLWTLVKQLSKSKMLFFTNSSAFILMGVQITFNTYLILFLIETKHWPIYVAGLCLALSELCGAVGRVSWGVISDRFLAGNRWLVLFGITLISTGSLVGLYFSQSTILIVIFIAFIGFALSGFNGIWMTLAVESVDRSLSGFASGYSVTVASIGVFLIPPFFGYFIEQGGYLLAGIFVSSLFLLCALLMIYAMRIFKVT, encoded by the coding sequence ATGGAAAAGTTGCTGCAGCAAGGTAAAATAATGGTACTCCTCATACTAGTAGGTCAGTTTTTTACTGCATTTGTTGGCAGGAGCTTAAGCACTTTCATGGTATTTATAGGAGAAGATTTAGCATTAACAAAAGTGCAGTTGGGTCTGTTTCCAACTGCACTTTTTATTGGACAATTTTTAGCGACGATGCCAATTGGTTATGTTGCGGACCGTGTGAATACGAGACTGTTAATGATTTTGTTGATGAGCGTCGTTGCGGGTAGTTTTTTAGTTTTTGCGTGGATGGATAATTTTTATCTAGCGTTTATTTTTATTTTAATTGCTGGACTTGCTTATGGTGGGATGCATCCGGTGACGAATAAATTACTTGTGTACGAATTTTCACCATCCAAATTAACATTGCCAATGGGTGTGAAGCAAATGTCGATTACACTTGCTTCGGCAACAATTAGTATTTTACTTCTGCCGTTAGCGGTAGTGATTGGTTGGAGGTGGGCGATGACAATAGCGGTACTAGTGCTTGTCATTGTATGTCTCGTTAGCAGTATTTATTTTATCCGTTTACCGTGGACAGAAAAGCCAGTCCAATCAACAGAACGACTTTGGACGCTGGTAAAACAATTAAGCAAATCTAAAATGTTATTTTTCACAAATAGTTCTGCTTTTATCTTAATGGGTGTACAAATAACGTTTAACACGTATTTAATTTTATTTTTAATTGAAACAAAACATTGGCCAATTTATGTCGCAGGTCTTTGTTTAGCCTTATCGGAGTTATGTGGCGCGGTGGGGAGGGTTTCATGGGGTGTTATTAGCGATCGTTTTTTAGCTGGGAATCGGTGGCTTGTTTTGTTTGGGATTACACTGATTAGCACAGGCAGCTTGGTAGGTCTTTACTTTAGTCAATCTACTATTTTAATTGTCATTTTCATTGCGTTTATTGGTTTCGCGTTGTCAGGGTTTAATGGTATTTGGATGACGCTCGCAGTAGAAAGTGTTGACCGTTCGTTAAGTGGTTTTGCAAGTGGCTATAGTGTAACGGTTGCCTCGATCGGTGTGTTTTTAATACCGCCATTTTTCGGGTATTTCATTGAGCAGGGGGGTTACTTATTAGCAGGTATTTTTGTAAGTAGTTTATTTCTACTTTGTGCACTACTGATGATTTACGCGATGCGAATTTTCAAAGTGACATAG
- a CDS encoding RidA family protein: MVNQLKTPEDRLQELGIELGQPRSAVGNYVSCVRTGNLLFTSGQGVDQFHGKLGLDLSVEEGYEACRHSMINLITVLKNELGDLSKVKRVVKIFGMVNSAPDFTQQPKIMNGASDLLVDVFGEKGKHARSAVGMAQLPNNTAVEIEMIVEIEE; this comes from the coding sequence ATGGTAAATCAGTTGAAAACGCCTGAAGACCGTTTGCAAGAACTAGGAATTGAATTAGGGCAGCCCCGCTCAGCTGTTGGAAATTACGTCAGCTGTGTGCGTACGGGTAATTTACTCTTCACATCTGGGCAAGGTGTCGATCAATTCCACGGCAAGTTAGGTTTGGATCTTTCGGTTGAGGAAGGCTATGAAGCTTGTAGACATTCGATGATTAATCTCATTACCGTATTAAAAAATGAATTAGGTGACCTGTCGAAAGTGAAACGCGTCGTTAAAATTTTTGGTATGGTCAACTCAGCTCCGGACTTTACACAGCAACCAAAAATAATGAATGGTGCATCGGATTTACTCGTTGACGTTTTTGGTGAGAAAGGCAAGCATGCACGTTCAGCAGTTGGGATGGCACAGCTTCCGAATAATACAGCAGTTGAAATTGAAATGATCGTAGAAATAGAAGAGTAG
- a CDS encoding TRAP transporter substrate-binding protein gives MKKLPKFLQIGLFFLMALALVACSSDDKDSTAQKPDEDAGEKVETSVAGDASTELDLPTKTFKLAHITATDHMWHLAAEKFNEELQARSGGKMQVEIYPASQLGTEADMVQQVEAGSIDFALITAAYLSARTPDLAAWFTPYAFNSLQDAYEMSQGELGKEMLKQIEGTGLKPLDYLFAGQRVMITKDKEVTKPSDLKGLKMRVTPSPPLTYFYQSTGAAPEALPLPEVYSALQTGVIDGMDMDLDATITNKYSEVAKYATVTNHMVWPSIILTNEKAFNDLSADAQKIITESLVIASKYAVDTRASQEEDFKKQLADQGMTVTELGADVYAEEIESFDAEYSAKSDLMKRFIEAARN, from the coding sequence ATGAAAAAATTACCGAAGTTCCTTCAAATCGGATTATTCTTTTTAATGGCATTGGCATTAGTGGCATGTAGCTCAGATGATAAAGATTCAACAGCGCAAAAACCAGATGAAGATGCAGGGGAAAAGGTTGAGACGTCGGTAGCAGGTGATGCGAGCACGGAATTAGATTTACCGACAAAAACATTTAAACTGGCGCATATTACAGCGACAGATCATATGTGGCATTTAGCTGCAGAAAAATTCAATGAAGAATTGCAGGCGCGCTCTGGCGGCAAAATGCAAGTGGAAATTTATCCAGCAAGTCAGCTAGGCACAGAAGCAGATATGGTACAGCAAGTGGAAGCGGGTTCGATTGACTTTGCGTTAATTACAGCGGCGTATTTAAGTGCTCGTACACCGGACTTAGCGGCATGGTTTACACCGTATGCATTTAATTCATTACAAGATGCGTATGAAATGAGCCAAGGAGAACTTGGGAAAGAAATGTTAAAGCAAATTGAAGGTACGGGATTAAAACCATTAGATTATTTATTCGCAGGTCAGCGTGTCATGATTACGAAAGACAAAGAAGTGACAAAACCGAGCGATTTAAAAGGCTTAAAAATGCGTGTCACACCATCGCCGCCACTGACTTACTTCTATCAATCAACAGGTGCAGCACCAGAGGCGTTACCGTTACCAGAAGTTTATTCAGCATTACAAACAGGTGTTATTGACGGAATGGATATGGACTTAGATGCGACGATTACAAATAAATATTCTGAAGTAGCAAAATATGCGACGGTAACAAATCACATGGTATGGCCATCAATCATTTTAACGAACGAAAAAGCTTTCAATGATTTATCTGCGGATGCGCAAAAAATCATTACGGAATCATTAGTTATCGCTTCAAAATATGCAGTAGATACACGTGCTTCACAAGAGGAAGATTTTAAAAAGCAATTGGCAGATCAAGGTATGACTGTAACGGAATTAGGGGCAGATGTATACGCTGAAGAAATCGAATCATTTGATGCTGAATATAGTGCTAAATCTGATTTAATGAAACGCTTTATCGAAGCTGCACGAAACTAG